The following are encoded together in the Ascochyta rabiei chromosome 19, complete sequence genome:
- a CDS encoding Glutathione transferase: MAIIVYGIPYSTRTQRVLFVLEKLGLPYQLEKIDLALGEQSSPEFIASHHPFGKVPAIEHDGVRLFESRAIARYLVAKKPGALTLPTDAVALGTFEEAASVDYSYFEPAVSKLAWEKIFKKRFTGQEPDPQVIAQLERDLKQVLDYYEKILAERKWLSGEDLSLIDVFTIPWFHFLNTGLGYGNEIESRQHLKSWWNKASQDPAWKKVLSL; encoded by the exons ATGGCTATCATCGTCTATGGAATTCCCTACTCAACTCGCACGCAGCGGGTTCTCTTCGTACTAGAGAAATTGGGCTTGCCCTACCAGTTGGAAAAGATCGATCTTGCATTGGGAGAGCAAAGT TCGCCTGAGTTTATCGCGTCCCACCATCCGTTTGGCAAAGTTCCAGCCATCGAACACGATGGAGTCCGGCTTTTCGAATCTCGTGCGATTGCTCGATACCTAGTGGCTAAAAAACCTGGTGCTCTGACCTTACCCACTGATGCTGTGGCGCTTGGCACGTTCGAGGAAGCTGCTAGTGTCGATTATTCGTATTTCGAGCCTGCCGTCAGCAAGTTGGCATGGGAGAAAATATTCAAAAAGAGGTTCACAGGACAAGAGCCAGATCCCCAGGTCATTGCTCAGCTAGAACGGGACCTCAAGCAGGTATTAGATTACTATGAGAAGATCCTGGCGGAACGAAAGTGGCTCTCTGGAGAG GACTTGAGCCTGATCGATGTGTTCACTATCCCATGGTTCCATTTCCTGAACACTGGGCTTGGGTATGGAAACGAGATTGAGTCCCGCCAGCACTTGAAATCATGGTGGAACAAGGCCAGTCAGGATCCCGCATGGAAGAAGGTCTTGAGTCTTTGA
- a CDS encoding Salicylate 1-monooxygenase: MPLKVIIVGAGLGGLATAIALTRAGHDVEVYEKSSFHNEVGAAIHLAPNATRILNAWGFNLQKMNPSPCNHLSVWGSQGNLIAKVADTEELQKKLNINDPWLLVHRVDLHNALREKAEEGFGGKKPKIHLSCPVKSVDSSTGKVFLENGKTLQADLIIGADGSRTIESVTHEAKKIISTGQNCFRFLVPTAKLQANPITKKLVDQIGLQSLNSFGDKKRKLVIYPCRSGTLMNMVMFYPEHGDVQVKESSWLNSGNLDDLKEQTQSFSPELRELCSMAEDLKLWSLASRDPLPRFYDGKLALIGDAAHPTLPHQGQGGAQAFEDAAALGALFTSDTKVDDITKKLSLYNDVRYRQAVTLLFMSRVDGPYTDTVMGDLRRFVPDAEKPENIWLFAWNSFPVKDAQRRLQASL; encoded by the exons ATGCCCCTGAAAGTCATCATTGTTGGAGCAGGTTTGGGCGGTTTGGCCACGGCGATTGCGTTGACCAGGGCTGGGCACGATGTTGAG GTATATGAGAAGTCTTCTTTTCATAACGAAGTGGGTGCAGCGATACACCTGGCACCGAATGCCACCCGCATCCTGAATGCATGGGGTTTCAACCTGCAGAAAATGAATCCTTCCCCCTGTAATCACTTGAGCGTGTGGGGGAGCCAAGGCAACCTCATTGCCAAAGTAGCA GACACCGAGGAGTTGCAGAAGAAATTGAACATCAACGACCCGTGGTTGTTGGTGCACCGCGTAGATCTCCACAATGCTTTGCGGGAGAAGGCAGAAGAAGGATTTGGGGGAAAGAAGCCGAAGATACACTTGTCATGCCCAGTGAAATCAGTT GACTCTTCGACCGGAAAAGTATTCCTTGAGAACGGGAAAACGCTTCAAGCCGATCTTATCATCGGTGCAGACGGA TCTCGAACCATAGAGAGTGTCACTCACGAAGCGAAGAAGATAATCAGTACCGGCCAGAACTGCTTCCGCTTCTTGGTGCCGACAGCGAAGCTGCAGGCGAATCCGATCACCAAGAAGCTCGTTGACCAAATTGGGTTGCAGTCTCTCAACTCCTTCGGCGACAAGAAGCGAAAATTAGTTATATACCCGTGTCGATCAGGAACACTTATGAACATGGTCATGTTCTATCCAGAGCATGGTGACGTCCAAGTAAAGGAATCGTCATGGTTGAACTCGGGAAACCTTGACGACCTGAAGGAACAAACGCAGAGCTTCAGTCCCGAGTTACGCGAGTTGTGTAGCATGGCTGAGGATCTCAAACTTTGGAGTTTAGCATCCAGAGATCCATTGCCCCGCTTTTACGACGGTAAACTTGCGCTTATCGGAGATGCAGCCCATCCCACGCTCCCTC ACCAAGGCCAAGGCGGCGCGCAAGCTTTCGAGGATGCTGCAGCCCTGGGAGCGCTGTTCACATCGGATACAAAGGTGGATGATATTACCAAGAAACTGAGCTTGTACAACGATGTTCGGTACAGACAGGCTGTCACGCTACTGTTCATGTCGAGGGTTGACGGTCCATACACGGATACCGTGATGGGAGATTTGAGAAGGTTTGTTCCTGACGCGGAGAAGCCCGAGAACATCTGGCTGTTCGCGTGGAATTCCTTCCCTGTCAAGGACGCACAACGGCGTCTGCAAGCATCCCTGTAG
- a CDS encoding Aldehyde dehydrogenase (NAD(+)), giving the protein MRPGRAMSTHEIVERIAAAWIEGRLENVLERQKQLAVLHQSLHKRIAIFVRALQQDTNCSSDLATSEIVVALDNINSWYERLDFQDTLRNERNIKHEKGPATFQVPLGRTLIVQSFWSPIISVLSPLAGSLAGGNPTIVLGSHLFAATNKLLKEIVEESLDVEAFHFEPSIDTSDHEAFTNEQFATVVLHSHEASERFGPLVRNTNPSVRLIEPYYGIPAGIIDRSAGGSLDAAFQHINSSLQVSGLPSNPLRIPRLFFVDEALVEVFKKKFPVHSEKSVGALESLLRKHYSDLVPSFAAKNKSGIQASTLPRVENIATVKTDKGAEIILVPTRSLDHTIDLLNKINGGSGAQAVYIFAAGKEAFYLGNFIATSQVYINEIPIRSIVGANGRSAYNLEDFTETKTMVHASASPPRNVSLQASKLNTQRVKQANGGRMSYFEQGLILGLAMGLVALTGIGYAGYRGLGKYLRR; this is encoded by the exons ATGAGGCCCGGTAGAGCTATGTCCACCCACGAAATTGTCGAACGCATTGCAGCTGCTTGGATTGAAGGCCGACTAGAAAATGTTCTAGAGAGGCAGAAGCAGCTAGCCGTTTTGCATCAGTCGCTTCACAAGAGGATTGCTATCTTTGTGCGCGCCCTTCAACAAG ACACCAACTGCTCTTCCGATCTGGCGACATCTGAAATTGTCGTTGCCCTTGACAATATCAATTCCTGGTACGAGCGACTCGATTTTCAGGACACATTGCGAAATGAACGAAACATAAAACACGAAAAGGGACCGGCGACTTTCCAAGTGCCTCTGGGCAGAACATTAATTGTGCAGTCATTTTGGTCTCCAATAATTTCTGTATTGAGTCCTTTAGCTGGCTCACTAGCAGGTGGCAATCCGACAATCGTTCTCGGCTCCCATTTGTTTGCAGCAACCAATAAACTCCTCAAAGAGATCGTGGAGGAGAGCCTGGATGTAGAGGCATTCCATTTCGAACCATCTATCGATACATCAGACCACGAGGCTTTCACGAATGAACAGTTTGCAACTGTTGTTCTCCACAGTCATGAGGCGAGTGAGAGATTTGGTCCGCTTGTGCGAAATACCAATCCTTCGGTTCGGCTGATCGAGCCATACTATGGAATTCCAGCGGGTATAATTGATCGCAGTGCTGGTGGCTCCCTGGACGCGGCCTTTCAGCACATCAATTCAAGTTTGCAAG TGTCCGGTCTGCCAAGCAATCCACTGAGAATTCCTCGACTCTTCTTCGTCGATGAGGCTCTTGTGGAGGTCTTCAAGAAGAAGTTTCCTGTTCATTCTGAGAAGTCAGTTGGCGCCCTTGAATCCTTGCTTCGAAAGCACTATAGCGATCTCGTACCAAGCTTTGCGGCGAAAAACAAAAGCGGGATACAAGCGTCTACATTACCTAGAGTGGA GAATATCGCCACAGTCAAGACGGACAAAGGCGCCGAGATCATCTTGGTTCCCACCAGGAGTTTAGACCATACGATAGATCTTCTGAACAAGAT CAATGGCGGCTCGGGCGCCCAGGCAGTCTATATCTTCGCTGCCGGTAAAGAAGCTTTCTATCTAGGAAACTTCATCGCCACATCGCAGGTGTACATCAATGAGATACCGATACGTTCTATTG TCGGTGCAAACGGCCGTTCTGCCTACAATCTTGAGGACTTCACCGAGACGAAGACCATGGTGCATGCTTCAGCATCACCCCCACGCAATGTTTCTCTGCAAGCCTCAAAGCTCAACACCCAAAGGGTGAAGCAAGCCAACGGTGGCCGTATGTCGTACTTCGAACAAGGATTGATACTGGGTCTCGCAATGGGCCTGGTCGCCTTGACTGGAATCGGGTACGCTGGTTATCGTGGTCTCGGAAAATACCTTAGGCGGTGA